Proteins co-encoded in one Rhopalosiphum maidis isolate BTI-1 chromosome 2, ASM367621v3, whole genome shotgun sequence genomic window:
- the LOC113554523 gene encoding E3 ubiquitin-protein ligase TRIM23-like: MSGSSFDYNSLSFGRIASIPDKSDVLECRVCEDVFTLQGDKVPRLLYCGHTICHSCLLRLYQRCSSVQCPFDRQTTPIGSSGVWGLKKNFALLELLERLQRTNKAEMNINSYLNAEAMEKEEQLHIICDENENHIAVLYCTICCTNLCFYCSEQTHSTRTLAKHRRVPLSEKPQERPRCPLHPSHVAEFTCLQDNCHQPSPPLMCFVCKDYGTHKNHKHTLVETEAENIRSKVKSAGPLMRNLMEEMNDTIQRLDQVMLRLEGLDSNGSVDEESNPGTCSLARARVQLYFQHLRETLQVQEAAALSAVDTHVRERLGSLRSLQEDLASSLSQVAVICVQCEQAVRQDDFRVISASADINQALNVIEKHKQMFTELGPEQLQPDPSIPITFTKDNRVHIGPKMEIRVVTLGLDGAGKTSVLFKLKQNEFMTMIPTLGFNVETVDYKNMKFTIWDVGGQPKLRPLWKHYYLNTQAVVFVIDSSDPQRLLESSNELSKLMTEKELKDAALLILANKQDIHGCVTIETITELFGLYKLCCGRSWHIQACDAQSGAGLHDGLDWLARQLVASGVHDLN; this comes from the exons gTTTTAGAATGCCGTGTTTGTGAAGATGTATTCACTCTTCAAGGAGACAAGGTTCCACGTCTACTCTATTGTGGACACACAATTTGTCATTCATGTTTGTTACGTTTATACCAACGATGTTCTTCAGTTCAGTGCCCATTTGACAGACAAACAACTCCTATAGGATCCTCAGGAGTTTGGGgattaaaaaagaattttgCATTATTGGAATTGCTTGAACGTTTACAAAGAACCAACAAAGCAGAAATGAATATTAACTCATACTTAAATGCTGAAGCAATGGAAAAAGAAGAACaa TTGCATATAATTTGTGATGAAAACGAAAATCATATTGCTGTTCTTTATTGCACTATATGCTGtacaaatttatgtttttattgttctgAACAAACTCATAGTACACGGACATTAGCTAAACACCGCCGTGTTCCATTATCAGAAAAACCACAAGAAAGACCTCGATGCCCATTACATCCATCTCATGTGGCCGAGTTTACTTGCTTGCAAGATAATTGCCATCAACCATCACCTCCCTTAATGTGTTTTGTGTGTAAAGATTATGGGACTCATAAAAATCATAAG CATACGCTAGTAGAAACTGAAGCAGAAAATATACGATCAAAAGTGAAAAGCGCTGGACCTTTAATGCGTAATTTAATGGAAGAAATGAATGACACTATTCAAAGATTAG ATCAAGTTATGTTACGTTTAGAAGGTTTAGATTCAAATGGTTCAGTTGACGAAGAAAGTAATCCTGGTACATGTTCTTTGGCTCGTGCTAGAGTTCAATTGTATTTCCAACATCTACGCGAAACATTACAAGTACAAGAAGCTGCTGCCTTAAGTGCAGTTGATACACATGTAAGAGAAAGATTAGGCTCACTGAGAAGCTTGCAAGAAGATTTAGCATCATCGTTATCCCAAGTGGCTGTCATATGTGTGCAATGTGAGCAAGCTGTTAGGCAGGATGATTTCCGTGTCATATCTGCCAGTGCAGATATTAATCAAGCTCtaaatgttattgaaaaacataaacagaTGTTTACTGAACTTGGTCCAGAACAATTACAACCTGATCCCAGTATACCTATAACTTTTACAAAA GATAATAGAGTGCACATTGGACCAAAAATGGAAATTCGTGTAGTTACTTTAGGATTAGATGGAGCAGGAAAAACTAGTGTACTTTtcaaattgaaacaaaatgaatttatGACTATGATTCCCACTCTTGGATTTAATGTAGAAACtgttgattataaaaacatgaagTTTACAATATGGGATGTCGGTGGACAACCTAAATTGAGACCATTGTGGAAGCATTACTATCTAAATACACAG GCAGTTGTTTTTGTGATTGACTCCAGTGACCCACAAAGATTGTTAGAATCATCTAACGAGTTATCTAAGCTGATGACAGAAAAAGAATTGAAAGATGCTGCATTATTGATTTTAGCCAACAAACaa GATATTCATGGATGTGTTACAATTGAAACTATTACTGAATTATTTGGATTGTATAAATTGTGCTGCGGGCGTAGTTGGCATATTCAAGCTTGTGACGCACAAAGTGGTGCTGGTCTTCATGATGGCCTTGATTGGCTTGCTAGACAACTGGTTGCTTCTGGTGTCCATGATctcaactaa
- the LOC113554525 gene encoding mpv17-like protein 2 codes for MSAGRKMWAVMTRTAVYVFDKYHFSVNTFSGSAMMCIGDVAQQNVERYHGLSEGYDWSRTARIAVIGSILGSVQHIFYRSLDNRYPARDPLTISKKLFIDQTLCTPLIIAVFIYGLGFLEHKTLDKINEEFKDKCAMIFLVDCAVFVPTQYINFKFLDPKYRLLFTNMVSIMYDTFLSYIKYTHDILKEMEKQNNNNNKS; via the exons atgtctGCGGGGAGAAAAATGTGGGCGGTAATGACACGGACGGCGGTGTACGTGTTCGACAAATATCACTTCTCTGTCAACACATTCAGCGGATCCGCGATGATGTGTATTGGTGATGTCGCGCAACAGAACGTAGAACGTTACCACGGGTTGTCAGAGGGTTACGACTGGTCGAGAACCG CGCGAATTGCCGTAATAGGCAGCATTCTGGGATCGGTAcagcatattttttatcggTCACTGGACAACCGATATCCAGCCAGGGACCCACTCACGATATCCAAAAAGTTATTCATTGACCAAACGTTGTGCACACCACTTATAATCGCAGTGTTCATCTACGGGCTAGGTTTCCTGGAACACAAGACTTTGGACAAGATCAACGAAGAGTTTAAAGACAAATGTGCAATGATATTTTTG GTTGACTGTGCTGTTTTTGTTCCAACACAATACATTAACttcaagtttttagacccAAAATACAGACTTCTATTTACAAACATGGTGTCTATTATGTATGATACTTTTCTCtcttatattaagtataca cACGATATTCTCAAAGAAatggaaaaacaaaataacaataacaataaaagttGA